A region of Anguilla rostrata isolate EN2019 chromosome 10, ASM1855537v3, whole genome shotgun sequence DNA encodes the following proteins:
- the cenpe gene encoding centromere-associated protein E isoform X6 — protein MTEESAVKVCVRVRPLIQREEASTENSEPVALYWKADKQAIHQIDDGSVTKTFSFDRVFSAEESTNQLYQDIAKPLVVSAVEGYNGTIFAYGQTSSGKTFTMMGSNRIPGVIPLAMEDVFQTIKNCPKKEFLLRVSYMEIYNETVTDLLCDSWKRKPLEIREGNYKNVYVADLTEELVTSAEQALSWIRKGEKNRHYGKTKMNQRSSRSHTIFRMILESRERSDPASGENADGAIIVSHLNLVDLAGAERASQTGAEGARLKEGCNINRSLFTLGQVIKKLSDENQGGFTNYRDSKLTRILQNSLGGNAKTVIICTITPATVEETISTLQFASAAKRMKNDPHVTEVSDDGALLRRYRNEIVDLKRRLQEVSSVTQTTATEKEVLAQLLQEKDQLQREQQDRIRNLTKIIVTSSNFVVAEKKVPKRRVTWGGKLFRPVQSGDFHIGDAEFGPSEPSVKKRKADLSVLLEQDDDSTEFDSQWETPDDIQFDIEMNQSNVTIRSVTDSDFPSPSRLGELSEKVASLEMQLQMETQQKQEAVEMSSSLEKRVAELEKQLEVQEQELLKDPQEEELGEPSEKVASLEMQLQMETQQKQEAVEMSTSLEKRVAELEKQLEVQEQELLKDPQEEYKKDLGDTIQLCEALVSEKANIAAERDLIKQELSILKDENLLLRRDKDHLLKEIEEKREMQEFSSLEQESAKQYEIELLAEISSIKKVAEKSVACVQKLEADMSAMSTLLKRKEEVIKELQNINGKDLVQENQQLRRSLADAEELSRETKKEWAFLRSDNLSLKERDSSMSTDYEKMKNEVTALCSKLEVEKSRFKKMQVDLQKELQGAFEENTKLTTLLDGKVPKNLIDSIELERTVTGLKKELEMHQEQESFLQSKVEELEALKDLPVQVESLKKQICDLTEELCAARAEKDCLLSAQTSSDAEIGRLTAEVQQAQDQLAEAQAKLSDAEIREDHLSQQHLDITQQAEELKAELKNLTEEKCQLLNTVEELNMKAERSREHETSIEGKLLEQQLLVKDLENKLEETQESSTHAEEHFKEISKQHQDQITQLSEELQLVRSERDALQSERTNTGHLSEEEQEKLRSQVTSLSEERDQLQEILEGVREERNQLKRDLQEKEEMVVQVQEELRQHLNSGHQALEETAQTELQQKIQQLAEELEGVREERTKLQSDLQENMETATETKNLLQSTQEELKQQQQLNTDLKMQSSDIESHLEQIKQLSEELQLVRSERDALLSERTNTGHLSEEEQEKLCLHVTSLTEERDQLQEILEGVREERNQLKGELQEKEEMMIENREELRAAEDLMRSQQENIQHLETQVAQVESVTAVSSVVCDRDQPNTDDLQDQATETLNLLHSIQEELKQQQQLNVELKKQSSEIESQLEQQITQLNEELQLVRSERDALQSERTNTGHLSEEEQEKLRSHVTSLTEERDQLQEILEGVREDRNQLKVNLQEKEEMVVQIHEELRQQKHLASEHEALGESEQAELQQQIQQLNEELEGVKADRSQLKCDMQENVEMMIENQDELRAAQDKIRKQQEVVQDLKTQILQLKSKLVNVNGAEDNLTNLEDLQDQIKQLSEELQLVRSERDALLSERTNAGHVSEEEREKLCSHITSLTEERDQLQEILEGVREDRNQLKRELQEKEEMSVEGQAELLSAQEELKLQQQLNSDLQAQISEKESQLEQITQLSEELQLVRSERDALQSERTNTGHLSEEEQEKLCSQVTSLTEERDQLQEILEGVREERNQLKRDLQEKEEVSVEGQAELLSAQEELKLQQQLNSDLQAQISEKESRLEQQVAQVQEELRQQQHLNSEHQALREREQAELHQQIQQLTAELEGVREERTKLQSDLQENTEMAKETQNLLHSIQEDLKQQQVLNADLKTQNSEIETRLEQQITQLSEELQLVRSERDALQSERTNTTHLSEEEQEKLHSQVTSLTEERDQLQEVLEGVREERSQLKRDLLEKEEMLAQVQKQLLEKGHLNAEQQTLREKEQAEFQQQIQKLAEELEGVREECQQKAELEKASQEALSEANAAIASLREQIRDLEEKSSPAGQGGERLRARLEESELELQKVLEKFQKFADSAAGALKSLEQPLKDASLVQNELAFQVLASIPKPLRALYVEFRKSTDGISDLLWRTARGSAGVAQLHRQQLEAQASQDAACFEESRLQDLLIRAAGDPGDLLAATSDDFRQVWDQRLHELLERREQKLQEMNSVLAELEEGVARNAATVSEELPEQQRTNEELRALVTAPTLDLAALESLLERERARRTLVLQSKKAVFLNLQNEYFKMGSDLKAFKAQASQQLKEERSRSLTLLQKRESGPAKSEAELLQSLQELTLKLQQSETLVKAVQTRAGELEEAQARAEDRVSKHKEATQLLQTELQDVCAQLKEKEGAVRGLEGMLRESEAQVKRGMAPSAVELDEMKNKLIKMELELTARASTHQEELEKMTSMLDHKEEALRKLKEALRKTQQQGDESFMEESIYAKGTATIGGRTVQSSIVMEKNRLEEEVKQLKKKIVQLESLISSQQLEITKWKTRATKLKENRKEGVKAEMPLSPHTPTKRRRPITSEGHILDSPKSKFFDARSVSESVSANCPKQFFDNSTLGNVPEVLYPPTMPELGSPESPEIDLNAAVEDKNAEWWPMSPTQSDNCKTQ, from the exons atgacagaagaatCTGCAGTTAAAGTCTGCGTGAGGGTTCGACCGTTAATACAAAG ggAGGAGGCGAGTACGGAAAATTCAGAGCCAGTCGCTTTGTATTGGAAAGCGGATAAACAAGCTATACATCAGATAGACGATGGCAGTGTTACGAAGACCTTCAGCTTTG ATAGGGTTTTCAGTGCGGAAGAATCAACAAATCAGCTGTACCAAGACATTGCAAAGCCCCTTGTTGTTTCTGCTGTGGAAGGGTACAATG GGACAATATTTGCCTACGGACAAACTTCTTCCGGAAAGACCTTTACCATGATGGGGAGCAATCGCATCCCTGGGGTGATACCACTGGCCATGGAAGATGTCTTCCAGACAATTAAAAAC TGTCCAAAAAAAGAGTTTCTTCTGAGGGTGTCCTATATGGAAATCTACAATGAGACCGTTACGGACTTGCTCTGTGATAGCTGGAAGAGAAAACCACTGGAAATCCGAGAAGGGaactat aaaaatgtttatgtgGCTGATCTGACTGAGGAGTTGGTGACATCTGCTGAACAAGCCCTCTCTTGGATCAGAAAAGGAGAAA agaatcGTCATTATGGGAAGACCAAAATGAACCAACGGAGCAGTCGCTCGCATACCATTTTCCGCATG ATTTTGGAAAGCCGTGAACGCAGTGATCCGGCTTCGGGTGAAAACGCCGATGGCGCCATCATTGTGTCACATCTG AACTTGGTTGACTTGGCTGGTGCGGAAAGGGCTAGCCAAACAGGAGCTGAGG GAGCTCGACTCAAAGAAGGATGCAATATAAATCGCAGCTTGTTCACCCTTGGGCAGGTGATCAAGAAGTTGTCTGATGAGAATCAAGG GGGCTTCACAAATTACAGGGACAGTAAACTTACCAGAATTCTCCAAAACTCATTGGGTGGCAATGCTAAAACTGTCATCATCTGTACCATCACTCCTGCAACGGTAGAGGAAACAATCAGCACTCTACAG TTTGCCAGTGCTGCAAAGCGCATGAAAAATGATCCCCACGTCACAGAGGTTTCGGACGACGGAGCCCTGCTTAGGAgatacagaaatgaaattgtGGACCTGAAGCGACGTCTGCAAGAG GTTTCTTCTGTCACACAAACAACGGCGACCGAGAAGGAGGTTTTGGCCCAGCTGCTGCAAGAAAAGGATCAGCTTCAACGGGAACAACAGGACAGGATTAGAAACTTGACCAAAATCATAGTCACCTCTTCCAACTTTGTTGTCGCTGAAAAAAAG GTTCCGAAGAGAAGAGTCACGTGGGGTGGCAAGCTTTTCAGGCCCGTGCAATCGGGCGACTTTCACATTGGAGACGCTGAGTTTGGCCCATCGGAACCATCTGTCAAGAAGAGAAAAGCGGATCTGTCGGTGTTGTTGGAACAGGATGATG aTAGCACGGAGTTCGATTCTCAATGGGAAACGCCGGACGATATCCAGTTCGACATAGAGATGAATCAGAGCAATGTTACGATACGAAGCGTAACTGACAG TGACTTCCCCTCTCCCAGCCGGCTGGGTGAACTTAGCGAGAAGGTTGCCAGCCTGGAAATGCAGCTGCAAATGGAGACCCAGCAGAAGCAGGAAGCTGTTGAAATGAGCTCATCTCTGGAGAAGAGGGTGGCAGAGCTGGAGAAACAGCTGGAGGTCCAAGAACAAGAGTTGCTCAAAGATCCACAGGAGGAG GAGCTGGGTGAACCTAGCGAGAAGGTTGCCAGCCTGGAAATGCAGCTGCAAATGGAGACCCAGCAGAAGCAGGAAGCTGTTGAAATGAGCACATCTCTGGAGAAGAGGGTGGCAGAGCTGGAGAAACAGCTGGAGGTCCAAGAACAAGAGTTGCTCAAAGATCCACAGGAGGAG TACAAGAAGGATCTGGGAGACACCATCCAACTTTGTGAAGCACTTGTATCTGAAAAG GCAAATATTGCTGCCGAGCGTGATCTCATCAAGCAGGAATTGAGCATCTTGAAGGATGAAAACTTGCTCTTGAGGCGAGACAAGGATCATCTCCTGAAGGAGATCGAGGAGAAGCGAGAGATGCAGGAATTTAGTTCTCTGGAACAGGAGAGCGCCAAACAGTATGAG ATTGAACTGCTTGCTGAAATTTCCAGTATAAAGAAGGTAGCAGAGAAGTCTGTTGCTTGTGTTCAAAAGCTTGAG gctgaTATGTCTGCCATGTCAACTCTGCTTAAACGGAAGGAGGAGGTTATAAAGGAATTACAGAATATT AACGGCAAAGATTTAGTCCAGGAGAATCAGCAGTTGAGACGATCCCTGGCTGATGCTGAGGAGTTGAGTCGTGAGACGAAGAAGGAGTGGGCCTTTCTGCGCAGTGACAATCTCTCACTGAAGGAGAGGGAT TCATCGATGAGCACAGACTACGAGAAGATGAAGAACGAGGTGACAGCCCTTTGCAGTAAACTAGAGGTGGAGAAATCTCGCTTTAAGAAGATGCAGGTTGATCTACAGAAGGAGCTACAGGGGGCCTTTGAAGAGAACACCAAATTGACCACCCTTCTTGATGGAAAAGTCCCCAAAA ATCTTATTGACAGTATTGAACTGGAGAGGACAGTCACTGGTTTGAAGAAAGAGCTTGAGATGCATCAGGAGCAGGAGAGCTTCCTGCAGTCTaaggtggaggagctggaggctctGAAGGACCTCCCAGTTCAAGTTGAAAGTTTAAAGAAACAG ATTTGCGACCTTACAGAAGAGCTTTGTGCTGCTCGGGCTGAGAAGGACTGCCTGCTCTCTGCTCAGACCAGCAGTGATGCAGAAATCGGGAGGCTAACGGCTGAAGTCCAGCAAGCCCAGGACCAGCTGGCTGAAGCGCAAGCCAAGCTAAGCGACGCAGAAATCAGGGAGGATCATCTGTCCCAGCAGCATCTCGACATCACCCAGCAGGCCGAGGAACTAAAAGCAGAGTTGAAGAACCTCACGGAAGAAAAATGCCAACTTCTCAACACTGTGGAAGAACTAAACATGAAG GCTGAGAGAAGCAGAGAACATGAGACTTCTATTGAAGGAAAGCTGCTTGAACAACAGCTTTTGGTGAAAGACTTGGAGAACAAACTTGAGGAAACTCAAGAGTCATCCACACATGCAGAAGAGCACTTCAAAGAGATTTCTAAGCAGCATCAAGACCAG ATTACGCAGCTGAGTGAGGAGCTTCAGCTGGTGCGCAGTGAGAGAGATGCTCTCCAGTCAGAGAGGACAAACACTGGTCATCTTTCAGAGGAGGAACAGGAGAAACTCCGCTCACAAGTCACCTCCCTCTCTGAGGAGAGAGACCAGCTCCAGGAGATActggagggagtgagagaggagagaaaccaGTTGAAGAGAGACCtgcaagagaaagaggagatg GTGGTGCAGGTCCAGGAGGAGCTGAGGCAGCATCTGAACTCTGGGCATCAGGCCCTTGAAGAGACAGCCCAAACTGAGCTTCAACAGAAG ATCCAGCAGTTGGCTGAGGAActggagggagtgagagaggagagaaccaAGCTACAGAGTGACCTGCAGGAGAACATGGAGACG GCCACAGAAACTAAAAATCTGCTTCAGTCTACCCAAGAGGAgttaaaacaacagcagcaacttAACACTGACCTCAAGATGCAAAGCTCAGATATTGAGAGCCATCTAGAACAG ATAAAGCAGCTGAGTGAGGAGCTTCAGCTGGTGCGCAGTGAGAGAGATGCTCTCCTATCAGAGAGGACAAACACTGGTCATCTTTCAGAGGAGGAACAGGAGAAACTTTGCTTGCATGTCACCTCTCTCACTGAGGAGAGAGACCAGCTCCAGGAGATActggagggagtgagagaggagaggaaccaGCTGAAGGGAGAACtgcaggagaaagaggagatg ATGATCGAGAATCGAGAGGAGCTGAGGGCTGCTGAAGACTTAATGAGATCCCAACAGGAAAATATTCAACACTTGGAGACTCAGGTTGCACAGGTGGAGTCGGTGACTGCCGTGAGCAGTGTTGTCTGTGACAGGGACCAACCCAACACAGACGACCTTCAAGATCAA GCCACAGAAACCCTAAATCTGCTTCACTCAATCCAAGAGGAGctgaaacaacagcagcaacttAATGTTGAGCTGAAGAAACAAAGCTCTGAAATTGAGAGCCAACTTGAACAACAG ATAACGCAGCTGAATGAGGAGCTTCAGCTGGTGCGCAGTGAGAGAGATGCTCTCCAGTCAGAGAGGACAAACACTGGTCATCTTTCAGAGGAGGAACAAGAGAAACTCCGCTCACATGTCACCTCCCTCACTGAGGAGAGAGACCAGCTCCAGGAGATActggagggagtgagagaggacaggaacCAGCTGAAGGTGaacctgcaggagaaggaggagatg GTGGTGCAGATCCATGAGGAACTGAGACAGCAAAAGCATCTGGCTTCAGAGCATGAGGCCCTGGGAGAAAGCGAACAAGCTGAGCTTCAACAGCAG ATCCAACAGCTTAATGAGGAGCTAGAGGGCGTGAAGGCAGACAGAAGCCAGTTGAAGTGTGACATGCAGGAGAATGTGGAGATG ATGATTGAAAATCAAGATGAACTGAGAGCAGCTCAAGATAAAATCCGAAAACAACAGGAAGTCGTTCAAGACCTGAAGACTCAGATATTACAGTTGAAGTCTAAGCTGGTGAATGTGAACGGGGCTGAAGATAACCTAACTAACCTGGAGGACCTTCAAGATCAA ATAAAGCAGTTGAGTGAGGAGCTTCAGCTGGTGCGCAGTGAGAGAGATGCTCTCCTGTCTGAGAGAACGAACGCTGGTCATGTGTCAGAGGAGGAACGAGAGAAACTTTGCTCGCACATCACTTCCCTCACTGAGGAGAGAGACCAGCTCCAGGAGATActggagggagtgagagaggacaggaacCAGCTGAAGAGAGAactgcaggagaaggaggagatg AGTGTAGAGGGACAAGCAGAGCTCCTCAGTGCCCAGGAGGAGCtgaaactgcagcagcagctgaactctgaccttcAGGCCCAGATCTCTGAGAAGGAGTCTCAGCTGGAGCAG ATAACGCAGCTGAGTGAGGAGCTTCAGCTGGTGCGCAGTGAGAGAGATGCTCTCCAGTCAGAGAGGACAAACACTGGTCATCTTTCAGAGGAGGAACAGGAGAAACTCTGCTCACAGGTCACCTCCCTCACTGAGGAGAGAGACCAGCTCCAGGAGATActggagggagtgagagaggagaggaaccaGCTGAAGAGAGacctgcaggagaaggaggaggtg AGTGTAGAGGGACAAGCAGAGCTCCTCAGTGCCCAGGAGGAGCtgaaactgcagcagcagctgaactctgaccttcAGGCCCAGATCTCAGAGAAGGAGTCTCGGCTGGAGCAGCAG GTGGCGCAGGTCCAGGAGGAGCtgaggcagcagcagcacctgaaCTCCGAGCATCAGGccctgagggagagggagcaggccGAGCTTCATCAGCAG ATCCAGCAGTTGACTGCGGAGctggagggagtgagagaggagagaaccaAGCTACAGAGTGACCTGCAGGAGAACACTGAGATG GCCAAAGAAACTCAAAATCTGCTTCACTCTATTCAAGAGGACTTGAAACAACAGCAGGTGCTTAATGCTGACCTCAAGACACAAAACTCAGAAATTGAGACTCGCCTAGAACAGCAG ATAACGCAGCTGAGCGAGGAGCTTCAGCTGGTGCGCAGTGAGAGAGATGCTCTCCAGTCAGAGAGGACAAACACTACTCATCTTTCAGAGGAGGAACAGGAGAAACTCCACTCACAAGTCACCTCCCTCACTGAGGAGAGAGACCAGCTCCAGGAGGTActggagggagtgagagaggagaggagccagTTGAAGAGAGACCTGCTGGAGAAGGAAGAGATG CTTGCTCAGGTCCAGAAACAGTTGTTGGAGAAGGGACATCTGAATGCGGAGCAGCAGACCTtaagagaaaaagaacaagCGGAATTCCAGCAGCAG ATCCAGAAGCTGGCAGAGGAActggagggggtgagagaggagtgtcAGCAGAAGGCCGAACTGGAAAAGGCTTCTCAAGAG GCGCTGTCTGAAGCAAACGCAGCCATAGCCAGCCTGAGGGAGCAGATCCGTGACCTTGAAGAGAAAAGCAGCCCAgctgggcagggaggggagaggctcCGGGCCCGACTGGAGGAGTCCGAACTGGAGCTGCAG AAAGTTCTGGAGAAGTTCCAGAAGTTTGCCGACAGCGCCGCGGGCGCTCTGAAGAGCCTGGAGCAGCCGCTGAAGGACGCCTCGCTCGTTCAGAACGAGCTGGCCTTCCAGGTCCTGGCGTCCATCCCCAAGCCGCTCCGGGCCCTGTACGTGGAGTTCCGCAAGAGCACCGACGGCATCAGCGACCTCCTCTGGCGGACCGCG AGGGGCAGCGCGGGCGTGGCCCAGCTGCACAGGCAACAGCTGGAGGCCCAGGCCTCGCAGGACGCCGCCTGCTTCGAGGAGAGCCGCCTGCAGGACCTGCTGATCCGGGCCGCCGGGGATCCCGGCGACCTGCTCGCCGCGACCAGCGACGACTTCCGCCAGGTCTGGGACCAGCGGCTCCACGAGCTCCTGGAGAGAAGGGAGCAGAAACTGCAG GAAATGAACAGCGTGTTGGCCGAGCTGGAGGAGGGCGTGGCCAGGAACGCAGCCACCGTTTCCGAAGAGCTTCCCGAGCAGCAGAGGACCAACGAGGAGCTGCGGGCCCTGGTCACCGCCCCGACCCTTGACCTCGCGGCGCTCGAAAGCCTGCTGGAGCGCGAACGGGCGAGACGCACCCTGGTGCTGCAGAGCAAGAAGGCCGTTTTCCTG AACCTGCAGAATGAGTACTTCAAGATGGGGAGCGACCTGAAGGCCTTTAAAGCCCAGGCCAGCcagcagctgaaggaggagaggagcaggagccTGACGCTGCTGCAGAAACGGGAGAGCGGCCCGGCCAAGAGCGAGGCCGAGCTGCTGCAGAGCCTCCAGGAGCTCACGCTCAAGCTCCAGCAGTCGGAGACACTCGTCAAG GCGGTGCAGACGAGGGcgggggagctggaggaggcccaGGCCAGGGCGGAGGACAGGGTCTCCAAGCACAAGGAGGCCACGCAGCTCCTGCAGACGGAGCTCCAGGACGTCTGCGCCCagctgaaggagaaggagggcGCCGTCCGGGGCCTGGAGGGGATGCTCCGGGAGAGCGAG GCTCAGGTTAAGAGAGGCATGGCGCCCAGTGCTGTGGAGCTGGACGAGATGAAGAACAAGCTGATCAAAATGGAGCTGGAGCTAACGGCGCGCGCTTCCACACACCAAGAGGA GCTGGAGAAAATGACGTCCATGCTGGATCACAAAGAGGAGGCCTTGAGGAAGCTGAAGGAGGCCCTTCGGAAAACACAGCAGCAAGGCGATGAGTCAT tCATGGAAGAGTCCATCTATGCCAAGGGAACAGCCACCATCGGGGGGCGCACTGTCCAGAGCAGCATAGTCATGGAGAAAAACAGACTTGAAGAGGAAGTGAAGCAGCTGAAGAAGAAAATTGTCCAGCTCGAGAG